CGCTAAAGTAGAACAAGGTCATTTCTGGCTTTTGCCATTTAAACAGCCGATTTACGGCGATGACGCTCGAACAAAAACAGCTTTCTATTACAGTCCTTTCCCAGGGAGAATCCACAAAAGCCGTTTATAGCCAGTAAGTTTTGAGGGATGATAATTCTGCGTGGATACTTGAACCAGTTAACAGAACCGGAAACCTCCCGGCTGTGCATTCTATACTCAAGCGTCAAGACCTGTATGTTAGATTTAGATTCCAAACTTGCGGGAGAGGCCACTTTGGTTTTGCAAGTGTTGTTAGTTTGTTACAGATTTCCCTGTCCGAGCAATGAACATTCATTTCGGTTATTTGCAATGCAATCTGAAGACTTGTGTAAGATGTGTCTGTTAATCACTTAATGGCTTGGCAATACATATAGAGAACTTGAAGAAACCCTATTGCAAATATTCCAATGCGGCCTTTACGGGTGCTCAACTTCCAGAACACTATTGGTGGCTATACCTGTCGCTCCTTTTAATCAAAATTTCCACTTGATTCTTGCAACTCGCTCAAGACTAACCATTAGAAACAAAGTTATGTGGTTTCGAAAAGTATTTGAATCTCATTCTATTGAGTGCCTTGATAGAATTTCAATATGTAGTTGATTGGCATTTGTGCCAAAAGTAAGCGTTGGGATCATTACTGCCGCGACTGCATTTTTCGCACCAAAATAGATATTcggtaacgttgggctccacatctccgacccccctaaagtccggcccctaaaaatatctactcagccacgtcaaccctttgttttattttataaatatctagacgaatttttcactttagaacttgatttttgaagattcttgctccaaaccttccaatgaaacagtacactgaaaatcagcttcttgctgccatttctgacataagaaatggcaaatcagttcacaaaacctcgcaaaaatggggtattcctcggagtacccttcacgatcgtttaaagggggcccagtcaattcaacaagcgaaaagattttgtcaaaggctttcacaggagcaggaaacctatttggcagattgggtacttgcgcaggccgcgttaggccttccgccaacgcatcaagaactacgctattttgcggaacgaattcttcaggccgccggagaaagaaaaagccttgggaaacattgggttagccgttttatagcccgatatccaattttgaaaacccaaagaccccggcgaatagaaaatgcccgggttaatggggctacaaccgaggtaattaaatcttggtggtcctatttgaaaaatcccgttgtcgatactataaaaccggccaaccgttggaatatggacgaaacaggtataatggaaggcaaaggatctaatggcctggtgttagggcgtaataaaatccggccattacagcgaaaagagcctggaacgcggggttggacgagcataatcgaatgtgtatcagctacgggggctgttatacctcccctcgttatatttaaggggaaaaacgtacagcaacaatggtttccagctgatttaagtcctttcgatacctggcaatttcatgcaaccgaaaacgggtggacaaataatgaaacaggtatcgaatggttaaaaaaggtgtttattccgtatacccaacctttaacccctgaaaagcggttattagttctggatggccatggatcacatataacggacgaatttatgcttctttgcttgcaaaacaatattcaactcctatatttaccccctcattcgtcacacgttcttcaaccgttggatttatcggtttttgggccgttaaaggaagcttatcgacgtcacctgggatttgtaaaccagttttgctgttcaacggttgttgggaaacgaaactttctactttgctatcgaaaagccagatcaaaagcatttatagcaaaaaccattcaatctggttggcgtacgacggggttatggccggtgaacttggcaaaaccacttttaaacccttttttgttagaaaatagcaacgccaacgtcgaaaaaggtaaaaataacggcttccaaagggataaaacaccggaaagcccaacccaaaaaattaacgaccagtctttacttatttggaaaacccctaaaacgacccgagatattcgacttcaactacaggaaatttcccggtccgaaaaaagtaacgccacttcacggcttttgtttgcaaaagtccaaaaaagcttcgaaaccaaggatatcttattggctgaagctcagcaaaaaatcagtttgttaaaagcaaaattggaggcggtacggccggtcaaaaggaaaagggtgattccggatcccaacgagcttttggtcagcaaaaaaaacgtttatgaagcacaggaaaataatagggactgtttagaagctttgaacgatggagaagaggttagcgaaccgggagagcctgacaatgattgtattattgtgcgttgataggtttacatttaaatcggtttataaaaggggtatttcgtcgttacatttttcaagggggccggactttaggggggtcggagatgtggagcccaacgttacctCTTCTGCGGTTCCGATCGTATGCAATATCCAGAATAGTCGTGGACACGTCTACTTGAGTAAATATGAGAAAAGACGGCCGAATATGAAATTCAAATTCAGAGACTGTAACTTTTACATAAAATACCGCCATATACTTTGCGGAGATATAGCTTTGCTTGTAGTGAAACTGATAGCATGTAcacataacgttgcgtaccccctgttcggcaccccccctgttcggcaccctgaaaatctaacaacgaaatgcctacttttataaactgatttaaatataaaattatcaacggacaaaaatacaatcgttttcacgcttctccggttcattaacctcttcttcatcagctaaaggttccaaattttctatatcattttcctgcaatccaataatgttctgtttgttaaccaaaagctcgtttggatccggaaccaccctcctccttttaaccggccgtattgcctccagttgtgcttccaataagctgattttttgctgggcgctagccaaaagggtatctttggcttcgaagcttttttggacttttgcaaataaaagacgtgaagtagcgttggttttgttggattgggaaagtttttgcagttgaagtcggatatctcgggtcgttttaggggttttccaaataagtaaagacgggtcgttaattttttgggctgggctttccggtgttttatccctttgcaaaccgttgtttttatcttttataacgttggcgttgctattttctaacaaaaaagggcttaaaagtggtttaaccaagtttaccggccataaccccgttgtacgccaaccagattgaatggtttttgctataaatgcttttaatctggcttttcgataacaaagtaggaaatttcgttttccaataactgttaaacagcaaaattggctaacaaatccaagttgacgtcgataagcttcttttaacggcccaaaaaccgatagatccaatggttgaagaacgtgtgacgaatgagggggtaaatataggagttgaatattattttgcaagcaaagaagcataaattcgtccgttatatgtgatccatggccatccaaaactaataaccgcttttcaggggttaaaggttgggtatacggaataaacaccttttttaaccattcgatagccgtttggttatttgtccacccgttttcggttgcatgaaattgccaattatcgaaagggcttaaatccgtgggaaaccattgttgttgtacgttttttcccttaaatataacgaggggagggagggcaacgcccgtagccgatatacattcgattatagtcgtccaaccacgcgttccgggctcttttcgttgcaacggccggatcccgttaagccctaatactaggccattagatcctttgccttccattataccggtttcgtccatattccaacggttttccggtttaatagcgttaataaccgggttcgtaatataaagccaccaagatttaattacctccgtagtagcgccattaacccgggcgttatctattcgacggggcctttgggttttaaggattggataacgagccaaaaaacgagttatccaacgttttccaaggccttttgtctctccggcggcttgaagaattcgttcggcaaaaaagcgtaattcttgatgcgttggcggaagccctaaagctgtttgggtaagtacccaatcagccaaatgcttttcctgttccgtggaaagcctttgaaaagggctttgtgcttttttataaggttgagaacctttaagtcgactttgaagtgtagacctaggtattccccattttcgggaggtttttgcaattggattgccattattgacgtcgttaattgcagatataagctgtttttcagtatattgcttcattggaaaatggagaattaaaatcagaaaaaagtaaatccaaaagtgacagattcatcgagatatttataatagaagttggaggataaaaataaaagtgttgttatttttgggtgccgaacagggggggtgccgaacagggggtacgcaacgttagtcAACAGAATGCTTCGACTGACTGGCGAACAGAAGCAGGGCTAAACATAAATAAGTTATAATGGCACTTTCCCCAAGTCATATGCCCTTTATCTTTAGCAAATTCATCTGACTGACAATACTACAAGCTGTAAAATTTGTGCAAGGTTCTGCTATAGCATTATCAACAGTTGCAGGTCATAATGGCAGCTTGACCACTAGCCTGGCTGCAGTATATGTGAAAATAATGCATTGACATGTTGAAAATCCTAATGGTTGCTGACCAGTCGGACCAGCATGCACATTCGGTGTAAAAACCGTAAAGGCTGCACCTGTCATGCCTGATTCGGGAGGACGGCTGAACCCGCCGGGTGCGGCACCAGGGTCTTTCTTGAAATGGGATGACATCTGACCAGAGTCGGGGTAAAAGTTGACGCGTTTAGGCGTTTCAACCCTGCACGGTGAGGCACAGTAGCCGTAATCTACATTTCAGGATGGCAAGTTCAGCTATTACTTTGAACTACTGTTACTGTCTCATCTTATTATTACGTGCCGCTTGACTATTGGTAGGCTTTCCACCCGAGCCACGTAATGAATTTCACCGCCAGTTTTCGAGGGGAATGTGATAAAGTATGACTGGTAACGTACTAAGTTGAGAATAGCGACCATCGTGATCTTACCAAATGGTCGCACCCACTGGCTTCAGCCCGGGTCTGAGGGCGGTGAGCCGACATGAGCTGGAGCTACTCACCATATTTTCACCGAATGCTCCGAGCCTgaccgaaaaaaagacatgttACGTCTGAAATCAGCTAGACCTGTCAGCGCCAAGCTTTGCTGAAGAAGCTGATGACTTGGACTCGGATGGGAATGAAGAATACGACCATTTTGGGATTGCtaaaagccaaaaaggttCATTACAAGTCAATAGGAGATACGCGGATACGAAGAGATGAATTCTTGATTTTATCCAGGAGGCCTGGCCATATTGCACGTTTGGCACGCTTTATAAGCACGGAGTAAGCCTGCTGGTGATTTGTAAGTGCTCCACACACTTTAAATCATTGCAACCAGTTTTCATAGCACTTATACCGCTGTAGACATAAATGTCACCCCAACGACGACCATCTTGTACCAGCGTGTGATGGGCTTTTTTCTTATTGCCAGCCCAAGCCTGTGCACTGTACTACTCGACAGATCAGGTCATGGGACTCCTTATAAGATGAGACATTTATGGTAGGTCACACGGGAGCCAAAGGAAGCTCGGGGAGATCTTGTTTCCGCGAAATGCAGCTTCCTTCCTGAAAGGCTGAAACTCGCCCTTGGTAGACTAGTTCTCCTTGACAAATCGTTGCAGACAGTCCCTTACTACCTTGGAGACCACAGGagttttattctttttctcgACAACATCATTAAAAATTATATTATAGTACATCTCAATAGTCCAAAGAGAGGCAGCCGAAATGCCACCACAGCCTGCTCTCCCAGTTCCGCCTACAAAAACCAATCACACTGCAGTCAGCCGAATTTACATCTTGAGACCGCCCGTCCTGCTCGCAAAGAAGCCCTCGGGATCGACAGCctgcctcgccgccgccgccatctcCCTGCTCTCCGGCCTGAGCCTGCCAAAGTAGTCCTGGCGAAAGTAGGCATCGTTGGCAAACAGGGGCAGGTACGCATCGGCCGGCAGCTCCCCGGCGGCCTGGCCCGCGACCACGCGCTCCCTGACGCCGTTGTACGTGTCCTGCAGCGCCTGGTCCACGACCCGGCGCTCGGCGCCCTCGAGCAGCCAGCTGTAGTTGTACTCCATGACGATGaggtcggcgtcgtcgtcgaggtccAGCAGGTCGCCGCTCTTGGCCCTCGCCACGGCCGCCATGGACCGCGGGACGGGCTGGTACGCCGTGCTGGCGATGAGGCCGCCGACCTTGAGCAGGGCGGGCGTGCCGACGTCGCGCCAGTTCCTGTGCACGTCCTGCAGGGTGGAGGCGGCGACGGTGGACGAGTTGGCCGCGCCCAGGGACGGCATGGggatggtctcggtgccgatGGTGTAGACGCTGCCCTTGAGCACGGCCCAGTTGTTGAAGCCGACCAGCTCCGCGTAGGTGCGCGTCTTGGTGGTGTCGGACCAGGGCTTGATGGCCTTGAAGCGGTCGAACACGCCGGCGGGGGGCTGCTCGCCGTTGTAGTACAGAAACATGGTCCAAAAGTCGACGGCGCCCAGCCCCGTGCGCTCGGCCGTCAGGATGATGCCGGCCTTGGGGTCCGGATAGTGCATGGCAAAGTCGGCGACGGCCTCGAGCAGCGCCGCGTCGGTGGCGGGCGTCGCGTTGAAGAAGTAGTTGCCGCCCCACACGGTCCCCTGCTTGTAGGCCTTGACGGTGAAGCTGGTGACGATGCCGTACGCGTTGCCGCCGCCCTTGAGGGACTTGAAGAGGGACGGGTGGCTGTCGCGCGTCACGTTGATGATGGTGGCGTTGGCCAGCACCAGCTCAAAGGACTCGACCGAGTTTGCTGCCCAGCCGTATTCGGTCGACATGAAGCTGAGGCCGCCTGGATTTGATTTCTATCAGTATAAGCAAGACATCGCCCATCAGGGGCTGTATGAATTCGCCCCAAATAAACTCACCTCCCAGCATGTAGCCTCCGACTCCGACGTTGCCCAAACGGCCACCCACAATGGAGTAGCCAGAGCCATCAAGTTTGTTGGCCACCTCATCCCAGCGGTTACCCGGACCCAGCTTGGCCGTCTCGGTGGCGGTATCAAGCTCGACCTGGTTCAGGCTGCCGGTCGAGATGAGCGGGCCACCGTCTATGCTCGCAAAGTAGAGGTTCGGGTTGTGGCCGCCAGACTTGATGGCAAACGTCTCATTGGTCTCGCCGAGAGCCTCGACGATGGCGGCGACCTCCTGCGCGTTCTTGGGGTACAGAATGCAAGAAGGGTGGAGTTTTCCGCACCCGGTGCTCTTTTAGTTTCATGATGCAAATGTTAGCCCCTGCAGCTACCTTGGTGACATAATATGCAACAGCTGTGACATGTATATCTTACCCAGTATTCGAGCTGCTCCCCCGACCATTTCGCAGTGAAAGGCTTGACGATCTCGATATCGGGGGCTGAGATCGGAAGGGTGCTGCAGATGTCTGCGCGAGCCCCGTGGAGAAGCAGTAGCGAGGCCGCGACGGCCTTGGGGACATTGAACATGATTTTGCCCTAGAGAGTGATATTGGCAATGGCAAGAGAATGGACCGGGGGTCAAGCGAATGACTGTCACGGGGGGGCTGGGTGAGGAGAGAGGCCGGTAACAATTCCCATCACCGTCGACCGACCGGCAGACCTTTTTATACATTACATACGTGTACACTACACCAAAACCCTCCCAAACGATCCTCATAAGCAACATCAAAGTCCCCCCGGTATGCCAATGTAAGAGCACCCATCACACGATCAAACCCCACAGCGATTGACGGGCTTGACTCGCCAGACGGTCGGCAGCCAAAAGGTAGGCGAGGACTGTACTGTAATTAGTAAACCATCTTGCTCCGCAGGGGTTGTCGGGGGAAATTTCGTTTCCGTCGCCGTACGGGTTCGCGCTAGTTCGGCTTTGGCCTTGGCGGGACGAGATCATCGACACTTATTTCCCTTTTTTGACTCCCGGACAAGAGTTGCAGACTTTTTTGCTCTCAGGAAGGTGTGCCGAACTGCGTGTCTTGTTTGCAGCGAGTGAACTCGGTGGAGGAAAAAAGACGTGACCGTTGAGTCGTCGAACAGCATGGGCTACAGTGGAGGAGAAACCCGGAGATTGAAGATCAGCAAACCCAGAGTGGACGACAATGACAGCGGGTATGCACATGCACACCGTTTCTGTTGTGTCACCAATTTTTCTAGTTGTTGTGCGACAAAAACCGtcatgattttttttttccatgtaagcaaaAAAATCAAACAAACTGCACAGAGTTCCCGTGTTCCCCGCGGCTTCAGGTGCCGGGGCCCAAAAATAGGTGCTGCGACAACCCGTGCCGTCCAGTCGGTTACCCGTCTTGGCGGGAGCAAACCTACATACTGCAGCGTCAAAACTCGCAATCGCCGAGTCTCGCATGGAGCTTGACCATAGCTGGATATCTAACGCCGCGCAAGAAAGCGAAAAGCGTGTTCAGCACGCATGTATGCAGGCAAACGACAAGGCCAAGGACCGACGGACGTCATTCCCAGCCTGCCGATGGCATGATCCAAACATCCTTTGCCCCTTGCGGCGAGAACAAAAGGGCAAATTAGAGAGAGAAGAGGAAACACGAACATCACAAGAAAGAGCCGTGTTCCGGCGGTTCGTGACGGGAAAAGCTCATCCAGACTGATCCGGGGGAGAAAACAAGAAGCTTTCCCTTGTCAGAACCGAGCTAATTCCTAATGCGGAATTGAACCCCCACACTGTATCATGACACAACCCCCAATTTCACACAAGGACTCGCCTGGGTTCCACTGAACAAGCAGCGGGTTGTTTCGCTGGCGTCG
This DNA window, taken from Pyricularia oryzae 70-15 chromosome 6, whole genome shotgun sequence, encodes the following:
- a CDS encoding FAD binding domain-containing protein, giving the protein MFNVPKAVAASLLLLHGARADICSTLPISAPDIEIVKPFTAKWSGEQLEYWSTGCGKLHPSCILYPKNAQEVAAIVEALGETNETFAIKSGGHNPNLYFASIDGGPLISTGSLNQVELDTATETAKLGPGNRWDEVANKLDGSGYSIVGGRLGNVGVGGYMLGGGLSFMSTEYGWAANSVESFELVLANATIINVTRDSHPSLFKSLKGGGNAYGIVTSFTVKAYKQGTVWGGNYFFNATPATDAALLEAVADFAMHYPDPKAGIILTAERTGLGAVDFWTMFLYYNGEQPPAGVFDRFKAIKPWSDTTKTRTYAELVGFNNWAVLKGSVYTIGTETIPMPSLGAANSSTVAASTLQDVHRNWRDVGTPALLKVGGLIASTAYQPVPRSMAAVARAKSGDLLDLDDDADLIVMEYNYSWLLEGAERRVVDQALQDTYNGVRERVVAGQAAGELPADAYLPLFANDAYFRQDYFGRLRPESREMAAAARQAVDPEGFFASRTGGLKM